A window of the Methyloprofundus sp. genome harbors these coding sequences:
- a CDS encoding two-component system, OmpR family, osmolarity sensor histidine kinase EnvZ yields MRFLPQSLFAQITITLLVLLCINVSLAFIALRCLVIDPGAIQFANSIVSQLQLLAIELRHLDAQQASLWIGKNLPDSGYLIQQSADALSKPPAIRFYQLLQQQLAAGTHEPVDIYLSHNGEQSLLLMQQSWMQGYWLGIPFQSYLQNIYNLVAIVFAIITLLSIIVGYLIAVYLLKPLQELGNLAQGLAQMDGELPKVSSTGPKEVRQVSNLITEAATQMRQLGQDRELMLAGVSHDLRTPLARLRIAIEWMQDAELRLDMQHDIEEMDAIIAGFIDYTKAGQNERAQNVDIADFLQQLVNDFYRQGYAIELLANMDVQIAIRPVAINRLLSNLLGNAFKHGKAPVQIRAYIQQGQLQIWIEDCGVGIAIEKINALLEPFRQGNIARNTEGAGLGLAIAVRIAHLHHAELLIKNKPEGGLQVGLIFSESLN; encoded by the coding sequence CCTTTTTGCGCAAATCACCATCACGTTATTGGTGTTGTTGTGCATTAATGTCTCGCTTGCTTTTATTGCTTTACGCTGTTTAGTGATAGATCCAGGTGCCATTCAATTTGCCAATTCTATCGTTAGCCAGTTGCAATTATTGGCAATTGAATTGCGCCACCTTGATGCTCAGCAAGCAAGCCTATGGATAGGGAAAAACCTGCCTGATTCTGGTTACCTTATCCAACAATCTGCTGATGCATTATCTAAACCACCTGCAATACGTTTTTATCAATTATTACAACAACAACTGGCAGCAGGCACACATGAACCCGTAGACATATACTTAAGTCATAACGGTGAACAATCTTTACTATTAATGCAGCAGTCTTGGATGCAAGGTTATTGGTTAGGTATTCCTTTCCAGTCTTATCTACAAAACATTTATAACTTAGTCGCGATTGTCTTTGCTATCATCACATTGCTTAGTATTATTGTTGGCTACTTGATTGCTGTTTATTTGCTAAAACCCTTACAAGAACTCGGTAACTTGGCACAAGGCTTAGCGCAAATGGATGGCGAGTTACCCAAAGTATCGAGTACGGGGCCAAAAGAGGTGCGCCAAGTGAGTAACTTAATTACCGAGGCTGCCACACAAATGCGTCAGTTAGGGCAAGATCGCGAACTCATGCTGGCTGGTGTGTCACATGATCTCAGAACACCGCTTGCCAGACTGCGTATTGCTATTGAATGGATGCAGGATGCAGAATTGCGCTTGGATATGCAACATGATATTGAAGAAATGGATGCAATTATTGCAGGCTTTATTGACTATACCAAGGCGGGCCAAAATGAACGTGCCCAAAATGTTGATATTGCTGATTTTCTACAGCAGTTAGTGAATGATTTTTATCGGCAAGGTTATGCAATCGAATTATTGGCTAATATGGATGTGCAAATAGCAATACGCCCCGTTGCGATTAATCGTTTATTAAGTAATTTGCTAGGTAATGCCTTTAAGCATGGTAAGGCACCTGTACAAATAAGAGCTTATATACAGCAAGGGCAATTACAAATATGGATAGAGGACTGTGGCGTAGGCATTGCTATTGAGAAAATTAATGCATTACTTGAGCCCTTTCGCCAAGGCAATATCGCGCGTAATACAGAGGGAGCTGGGTTGGGTCTGGCAATTGCAGTGCGTATTGCGCACCTACATCACGCAGAATTATTGATCAAAAATAAGCCTGAAGGAGGGTTGCAAGTTGGTTTGATTTTTTCGGAGAGTTTAAATTAA